The sequence ACTCCCAGATCGACGTCACCGGCGAACCGTTCACGGGCACCGACGCCAAGGGCGACGTGCGCGGGTTCGTCGACGCCCACGACCACCTGTTCGCCAACGAGGCCTTCGGCGGGCGGCTCATCTGCGGCAAGGTGTTCTCCGAGGCCGGGATCGCCGACGCCCTGAAGGACTGTCCCGAGCACTACCCCGACGGATCGCTCGCCGTCTTCGACTTCATCACCAAGGGCGGTGACGGCAGGCACGACCCGGTCGGCTGGCCCACGTTCAAGGACTGGCCGGCGCACGACTCGCTGACCCACCAGCAGAACTACTACGCCTGGGTGGAGCGTGCATGGCGCGGCGGCCAGCGGGTGCTCGTCAACGACCTCGTCACCAACGGCGTGATCTGCTCGGTGTACTTCTTCAAGGACCGCAGCTGTGACGAGATGACATCCATCCGGCTGCAGGCGAAGCTGACGTACGATCTGCAGGCCTACATCGACAAGATGTACGGTGGCCCGGGCAAGGGCTGGTTCCGGATCGTCACCGACAGCGCGCAGGCCCGTGAGGTCGTCGAACAGGGCAAGCTGGCGGTCGTCCTCGGCGTGGAGACCTCCGAGCCGTTCGGCTGCAAGATGATCCTGGACGTCCCGCAGTGCGACCGGAAGGACATCGACGCCGGTCTGGACGAGCTGTACGCGCTGGGCGTGCGCAGCATGTTCCTGTGCCACAAATTCGACAACGCGTTGTGCGGCGTCCGCTTCGACTCGGGCAGCCTCGGAACGGCCATCAACGTCGGGCAGTTCCTGTCGACCGGCACCTTCTGGAAGACGGAGAAGTGCGCGGGTCCGCAGCACGACAACCCCATCGGCTCGGCCGCGGCGCCCGGCGCGGAGGCGAAACTCCCGGTCGGCGTGACGGTTCCCTCGTACGCCTCGGACGCGCAGTGCAACGTCCGCGGGCTCACCGACCTGGGCGAGTACGCCGTGCGCGGCATGATGAAGCGCAAGATGATGCTGGAGATCGACCACATGAGCGTCAAGGCGGTCGGCCGGGCGCTCGACATCCTCGAGGCCGAGTCCTATCCCGGTGTGATCTCCTCGCACAGCTGGATGGACCTGAACTGGACCGACCGGGTCTACGGCCTCGGCGGCTTCATCGCCCAGTACATGCACGGCTCGGAGGGATTCGTCGCCGAGGCCGACCGCACCAAGGCACTGCGGGACAAGTACGGCGTCGGATACGGCTACGGCACGGACATGAACGGGGTCGGCGGCTGGCCGGGCCCCAGGGGCGCGGACGCCCCCGACAAGGTCACGTACCCCTTCCGCAGCGTGGACGGCGGCTCCGTCATCGACCGGCAGACCACGGGTGAGCGCACCTGGGACCTGAACACCGACGGAGCCGCGCACTATGGCCTCGTCCCGGACTGGATCGAGGACATCCGGCTCGTCGGCGGCCAAGGCGTGGTGAACGATCTCTTCCGGGGTGCCGAGTCCTACCTCGACACCTGGGGAGCCACCGAGCGGCACCAGGCGGGAGTCAACCTCGCCAAGGGGGCCCCGGCCACGGCCAGTTCGACCGAGTGGAACCCGTTCACCGGCTATGCGCCCGACCGCGCCGTCGACGGCACCCGGGACACCCGCTGGGCCAGCGGCTGGAGCGACGACCAGTGGCTGCGGATCGACCTGGGTTCGACCCACCGGATCGGGCAGGTCACGCTCGACTGGGAGCGCGCGTACGGGAAGTCGTACAGCATCCAGCTCTCGGCGGACGGCACGAACTGGCAGACGGTCTGGTCGACCACCACGGGCGACGGCGGCCTCGACACCGGGCGGTTCACCGGCACACCGGCGCGTTACGTCCGCATCGCCGGCACGGAGCGCGGCACCAAGTGGGGATACTCGCTGTACGAGGTCGAGGTCCACAGCGGCTGACGAAGAGGCCCGGCGGTGCCGCCGTACACGCCGGCGGCACCGCCGGGCTGCGGTGTCTTTCAGACCTACTCGGTCACCTTCAGCAGCTTGTTGGGCGTTCCGCTGCTCGGGTTGGTGATCTTGTCGCTGGTTGCCCCGTCGGTCAGCGCGGAGGCGACCTGAGCGGGCGTGGCGTCCGGGTGTCCGGCCAGGTAGACGGCGGCGGCCCCGGTGACGTGGGGGGTCGCCATGGAGGTGCCGGAGATCGTCTTGGTCCCCTGGTCACTGTCGTTCCAGTCGGAGGTGATGTCCGAACCCGGCGCGTACAGGTCCACGATCTTGCCGAAGTTGGAGAAGTCCGACTGGGCGTCGTCCTTGGTGCTGGAGGCGACCGTGATGGCCTCGGGGACGCGGGCCGGTGAACTCTGCCCCGCGTCCGCCGACTCGTTGCCGGCGGCGACCGCGAACGTGACGCCCGAGGCGATGGCCTTCTTGACCGCCTCGTCGAGAGCCGGGTCGGCGCCGCCGCCGAGGCTCATGTTGGCCACCGAGGGACCCTTGTGGTTCTTGGTCACCCAGTCGATGCCGGCGACGACCTGCTCGGTGGTACCGGAGCCGTTGTTGTCGAGCACACGGACCGCGACGATCTTCGCCTTCTTGGCCACACCATGGGCGGCGCCGGCGATGGTGCCCGCCACGTGGGTGCCGTGGCCGTTGCCGTCGTCGGCGGAGTCGTCGTTGTCGACGGCGTCGAACCCGTAACTGGCGCGGCCCTCGAAGTCCTTGTGGCTGATGCGTACGCCGGTGTCGATGACGTACGCGGTCACCCCGTCTCCGGCCTTGTCCGGGTAGGTGTACTTCCCGTCGCCTGCCGTGTCCTTCTGGTCGATGCGGTCCAGGCCCCAGGACGGCGGATTGTCCTGGGTGGCGTCGATGTGGAACTTCTTGTTCTGGACCACCGTGGCGACCGAGGGGTCGGCGGCCAGGCGCTTGGCCTCCGTCTCGGAGAGGTCGCTGGCCGAGAAGCCGTTGACCGCCGAGCCGTAGCTCCGGCCGAGCTTGCCGCCGTACTCCGCGGCCAGGTCCTTCTTCTCGTCCTGGGAGGCCTTCTGGTCCAGGAGGACGATGTAGCTTCCGGCCACGGCCCCTTGGGCGTTCAGACCGTAGACCGTGCCCTCCGCGGGCTGGCCCGCCTGGGCGAGGGGGGACACGTACAGGGCGGTACCGACGACGGTTGCGACGGCCGCGACGGCGGTGACGGTCCTGGCCTTGCTTATGCGTTTGTGATGCGCCGTCAAGAGGGGTCTCCTCGTGAAGTGGGGGGATTTACGTTCGGGTGGCAGCGCTGCGCGTGCTCTGGAGGGTGCCGAGTTGTTGCGTGCAGATCAATCCCTTGACGTGCCCCTGACACTCCCCACCATGATCGATCTCCACAGGACTTACGCACATTCGAAGCAACCCGCGCGCAAACGTGCAGCCCTTCGCGCTGGTTGAATCACCAAGGAACAGTCAAGAATTATCCGTGCGGATTTCTTCACCACCCGCTCACGTGCGGCGGGGTGAGGCGTCACCTCGCGCTGTTCGCGCGGTGACGCGCGCACGGAACAGAGGGGCACGCGACGAGGCCGGGGCGATGGTGATCAGCCATCGCCCCGGCCTCGTCGAGGGCGCACGGTTTCGCCGTCAGGCGGACCCGCTCTCACTCCCTTCCCGCGGTCAGGCCTGCTCGGGCAGGGCGAAGATCGCGCACGTGGTGGTGGCGTGCGCGTAGAGCTTCCCGTCCGCGGTGCCGACGACCCTGGCCTCGGCGGTCGCGGTGGTGCGGCCCGCGTGGACCACGGTGCCCTCACAGCGCAGGGTCGGGGTGTCCATGAAGACGGGGCGCACCATGTGCACGCCGAGCTGGATCGTGGTGTAGGCACGCCCCACGGGCAGCGTCGACATCACGGCACTTCCGAGGGCCGAGTCGAGGAGCGTGGCGAGGAAGCCGCCGTGCACCGTACCCATGGGGTTGAGCAGGTGCTCGGCG is a genomic window of Streptomyces griseochromogenes containing:
- a CDS encoding discoidin domain-containing protein; its protein translation is MTRRPYRRRKDVTVMSLLLLVLAIVLGPTPSSAAGHDWWIPSARPTPDSQIDVTGEPFTGTDAKGDVRGFVDAHDHLFANEAFGGRLICGKVFSEAGIADALKDCPEHYPDGSLAVFDFITKGGDGRHDPVGWPTFKDWPAHDSLTHQQNYYAWVERAWRGGQRVLVNDLVTNGVICSVYFFKDRSCDEMTSIRLQAKLTYDLQAYIDKMYGGPGKGWFRIVTDSAQAREVVEQGKLAVVLGVETSEPFGCKMILDVPQCDRKDIDAGLDELYALGVRSMFLCHKFDNALCGVRFDSGSLGTAINVGQFLSTGTFWKTEKCAGPQHDNPIGSAAAPGAEAKLPVGVTVPSYASDAQCNVRGLTDLGEYAVRGMMKRKMMLEIDHMSVKAVGRALDILEAESYPGVISSHSWMDLNWTDRVYGLGGFIAQYMHGSEGFVAEADRTKALRDKYGVGYGYGTDMNGVGGWPGPRGADAPDKVTYPFRSVDGGSVIDRQTTGERTWDLNTDGAAHYGLVPDWIEDIRLVGGQGVVNDLFRGAESYLDTWGATERHQAGVNLAKGAPATASSTEWNPFTGYAPDRAVDGTRDTRWASGWSDDQWLRIDLGSTHRIGQVTLDWERAYGKSYSIQLSADGTNWQTVWSTTTGDGGLDTGRFTGTPARYVRIAGTERGTKWGYSLYEVEVHSG
- a CDS encoding S8 family peptidase, with product MTAHHKRISKARTVTAVAAVATVVGTALYVSPLAQAGQPAEGTVYGLNAQGAVAGSYIVLLDQKASQDEKKDLAAEYGGKLGRSYGSAVNGFSASDLSETEAKRLAADPSVATVVQNKKFHIDATQDNPPSWGLDRIDQKDTAGDGKYTYPDKAGDGVTAYVIDTGVRISHKDFEGRASYGFDAVDNDDSADDGNGHGTHVAGTIAGAAHGVAKKAKIVAVRVLDNNGSGTTEQVVAGIDWVTKNHKGPSVANMSLGGGADPALDEAVKKAIASGVTFAVAAGNESADAGQSSPARVPEAITVASSTKDDAQSDFSNFGKIVDLYAPGSDITSDWNDSDQGTKTISGTSMATPHVTGAAAVYLAGHPDATPAQVASALTDGATSDKITNPSSGTPNKLLKVTE
- a CDS encoding PaaI family thioesterase, coding for MTPVPATAPAAPRGTGSAVRTRTHTWAAPTSYADGAGLSGLEVLQLCVEGRFPQAPICGTLGFRLVAAECGRAVFEGEPAEHLLNPMGTVHGGFLATLLDSALGSAVMSTLPVGRAYTTIQLGVHMVRPVFMDTPTLRCEGTVVHAGRTTATAEARVVGTADGKLYAHATTTCAIFALPEQA